The following DNA comes from Castanea sativa cultivar Marrone di Chiusa Pesio chromosome 10, ASM4071231v1.
acaacttttttttatgactttttatatttttaataaaaggtaTCAAACCTTTTTAAAATGACCAATTAACAAGTATTTTAAAGACTTAACCAGGtccattaataaatataaaaaattactggTTCTCATTTAATGAAAACTAAAATTAACTACAAGTTCAATAACACAATtagaaattttctaaaaaattcaaGTGCAGATAAGGCAGCATGATGCATTTGAGGACCTTAGGCTAAAACTGAATtgaaacaatttatatatttaaatatgagttcttaaaaaaaaaaatttattacttaaaCTCCACTCTCTTGTTTTATATGCAAAATTACTACTTAAccacataaaaaattttataaagaaaatctaaacacaaaaaatttgacaaaattttttccAACCTGTTGATGTGACATATTGATAATGTTAAAGTAAAAGGGTAATGTTAGTAGTGAACCATGAGAATTAGTAAAAGTTTGGCAACttaactattgtgaaaaaatgttgttaattttttttttgtgtattgctccttttattattattatttttatacaagatagaaattatactctaacttaatttaagtgtatacgtgtgtgaaacttcctcctagagacttgaatctcAGCTCTTACCTCTCACATCCTACAAACACTTATAATTGTGAAATAACCATCGCATCAAAAGTATGGTGTGacatccttttattttttttagaagtgcgatattcacaacatttttacgaTAAATCTTAActattaagttattattagttttaatttaaacccgcttaataaaaaaaactatttttattctttttatattaagaGAGAGAAGTAGAATTTGAGAGAAATAAGAAAGATCGTTAAAAATAGTGAGAGGGTTGGGTGACCTGTTTATTTGTTAACAAATGCCGTTTATCTATCTCTTCTCTCCTCTTTTATTATACTTTCCTTaaaaacctctctttctctgtgtcTCTTTCCgtgtctctctcttttataaaaTGAGAGAAGACCCTTCGTAAAGTTCAAAGATCGTGTGTGCGCCTTTAAAAGTCTCTACTGTTTCTGTGAGAGAAGCAAAGCGCAACGTTATAAATTTATACATCATCGAAAGtaacgaagaaaaaaaacagaggaaagaaagaaaacgtAAATGGATAGTTTGTGTTTGAAGACAGGAATTGGGATCCATCATCATGGGACGATCTCTGCAACTGGGGAGCTCAGAACGACGCCGTCTCAGGTGAGCGCTAAGCCACAGCAGAAAACGGCGCCGTTTTTGAGGTTTCCTTTCACGTACCCTTTGAAGTCTCTGTCTTTGTGGCCTGGTAATAAGAATAGAGGTGgagatggtggtggtggcggcggcAGGAACAATGGGTTGGCCTTAGACGACGCCGTTTTGGTTGACAACAACAAGACCAACAGCGTTGTTGTTAGCGACGAAATGTTCGTAGAGcgggaagaggaggaggaggaggaggaggaggaggaggaggaggatttTGATAAGAGGGAAAAAAGTGAGAACTGGGTTTTGAAGATTTTACATGTTAGATCGCTGTGGAAGGAGAGGGCTGAAGCTGGGCTTGTGTTGGAGgtagagaaagaagagaaggtGGAACAAGAGGGTGTGGCAattggtgaagaagaagaagaaggagaagaagaagattgtgAGCTTTGTAGTGTTGCTGATCATGATGATGAAAAACAGGTTGATTTTGATAGAGATTCGTTTTCTAGATTGCTAAGGAGGGTGTCTTTGGCCGAGGCTAGGTTGTATGATCGAATGTCGTATTTGGGAAACTTGGCCTATTCCATTCCCAAAATCAAGGTACAAACTTTGCCCACATCTGTTTCTTTGATTTGATTAATTGATTTGTAATATGTTAGATTGGTTTATGAATTGGTAATGttgaaatgaattaaaaaattggagctttttttttttttgggggggggagGTTTGATTTAGAATATGTTTGATGGGTTTATGGAATGGTAtgttatgaaaaacaaaattcctATTTCCCATTGTAAAGTTTGTATTTTTACTGTTGGGGTTTTTCTGTGGAGGTGTGCCTGATCTAGATTAGTGTTTTTTTGTTCATTGGTGGATCCACATTGCTCGAAGTTTGAGCactttttgatttgttttgattatcCTCTGCTTGGTCTGAAACCAAATGGGAAATGAGAATTCACTCAATTCAGGAATCTTTttctggaaatttttttatcaagttgAGGTTTTTGAATTAGAACACAGGGATTTTATACAGTGGAActgaattttggattttgaagcCGATGGAATAGGAGGTCCTTTTCTGTAGAAATTCATGAAATGAGGCCTTGAATTCCATCTGTTCCGATCCCTTCAATTCCATGTTGCCTGTCATGGCTTTACCTTTCTCAAACCCTTACAGAGTATAAGATTTCTGTTACCAGGATAATAAAATTATGCCGTGATAGAATTTGGTTTGGCTTAAAATTATATGGtttgattgattttatttttcactttctgcaagaaattttttgtttatggagGTTCCAATTTAATGATTTTGTGCTGTATATGTGAACCCTTTGAGTTGTCTTTGTGCATAAAGTAAATCAATCATGTGAATATGGTACTCACAGAAATTCTTATGTTGACATTTGGTTTGGTGTAGTTTGGATTCCTTTTTCATTTGAAGTAAAGTATCATTTGATTTACAATCTGTATTTTATTCAGGTTGATGTTCTGTGTTCTATGTTCTACTTGCATTatttaatagaaaattgttgtttaagttttttCCATGGATTGCATAAATCATCTATCCCACAAACTTACTTTCTGGAGATTTTAGTTttctaatataaattatatgacaataatttattttgactaTTGATAATCCAGCCAGGAAATCTCTTGAACTCTCATGGTTTGCGTTTTGTAACGTCATCAATTGAGAAGAAGGAATTGACAGCACAAACTGAGAAAAATCAGGTATCAACTGAAAGCCCAGAAGCAGAAAGTGATTTGAAAGATGAAGCAGAAGGCAAGGAGCAGAAGGAAGAAGGGTATCGGATAAGTGCATCTGCTGCATATCAAATTGCTGCCTCTGCTGCTTCCTATCTGCATTCTCATACAAGGAGCATACTTCCATTCAAGTCCTCAAAAACCGAGGCTGGTGAACATTCACCTGAAGAAAGTGGCATTAGGGATGGTGGTGCTAATATGATGAACTCAGAAATGGCTTCTTTCATGGCAACTACGGACTCAGTGACAGCTGTGGTTGCTGCAAAGGAGGAAGTGAAGCAGGCTGTTGCGGATGATTTGAACTCAATGCGTTCATCACCCTGTGAGTGGTTCATATGTGATGAAGATCAGACTGGTACAAGATACTTTGTCATTCAGGTAGGGTTAATCAATTATTAATGCCATTTACtttatataaaacaattttCTAGGGCAGAAGGTAACAGGGGACTGCTTCTGAACTCTGTATAAGAAATTTATACCACTTGATGAATGGTCACATTGATGCATTTTGGACTATGATCTAATAAATTGTTATATAcctaagaaataaataataataaaagatcaATAGAGCATATATTGGCTGTAGTTTGACTGATGATTATGCCTTTCACCCAATGACATAAGAAGCCTGATAACTTTTGGTATCTTGTGTATATTTGGTCTTACAGAAAATTTTCCTGTGCAGGGGTCAGAATCACTAGCATCTTGGCAAGCAAATTTACTTTTTGAACCCGTTCAATTTGAGGTAATTTCTCTTTTTGACTATCGTTTGGAATTTGCCCGATACATTTCGCCATTTATAAAGGTTTCTGTTATTTAGTATTGGTTCTGATTgttaatgattgaaaaaaaaaactagttatGTGTTGACTTCAAAGTTAAGTTTATATCAGTTAAAAGTGCTGAATGTTCTGAGCTGTCCTTCTGTGTAAAGCTAGTATAATATAAGAATCTTTGAATGTCTATATTTCCCAAAATTGAGGAATTCGTCATATTTGTCCAGGAACTAGATGTGGTTGTGCACAGAGGTATTTATGAAGCTGCAAAAGGTATCTATCAACAGATGTTGCCAGAGATCCATGCACACTTAAAATCTCGTGGAGACAAAGCTACCTTCCGTTTCACTGGACACTCTCTTGGGGGAAGCTTGGCACTACTTGTAAACCTCATGTTGTTGATACGGTGTGAAGTGCCAATCTCATCCTTACTTCCTGTTATCACATTTGGTGCACCATCTATCATGTGTGGAGGTGACCGTTTGCTTCGCAAGCTTGGATTGCCGCGGAATCATGTTCAATCGATCACAATGCACAGAGACATTGTACCCCGGGCTTTCTCATGCAATTATCCTAATCACGTTGCGGAGCTTCTCAAGGCTGTCAATGGGAACTTCCGCAATCATCCTTGTCTCAATAACCAGGTAAAATTTCACTCTTTTGGAAAGAGAAGTATGACCTTGTGAAACTAGCAATTTTCCTACACTGATATAAACAATCTGACCCtatttttgtttatctttttacTACAGAAACTACTCTTTGCTCCAATGGGGGAGATTCTAATTCTACAGCCGGATGAGAAATTCTCCCCTAACCATCATCTCCTTCCTTCAGGCACTGGTCTATACCTTCTAAGTTGCCCATTGTCAGATAGCAATGATGCAGAGAAGCAGCTCCAGGCTGCCCAAATGGTGTTCTTTAACTCACCACACCCACTTGAGATCCTAAGAGATCGTTCTGCATATGGTTCTGAAGGAACCATCCAAAGAGATCATGACATGAACTCTTACATGAAATCTGTCAAGGGCGTGATTCGCCAAGAGCGTAGCCGCATCAGGAAGGCTGGGAGAGAGCAACGCCGCAAAGTTTGGTGGCCCCTTGTGGCACCCCGTGGTGACAATGCTGGTATAGTTGTGGGGAAGCCCATGATATCAATCAACATAGGCCAAGACCAGGTCAATTTCTCTGGCATCTTACATACAGGTAGAGAATCCTTGAAACGTTTCAGTAGGCTGGTTGCATCACAGCACATGCGTTTGTTTGTTGTGCTCTTGTTTCCAGCTCGATGGTTACTCTTAGGGGCATACAGCGTGATCAATTTTCATGGACCAATTCTATTTTAGGTTTGGTACATGATGttccattttttgtttgttgggaTAGCACATAGTTGTATAGGTGGAGGGCACATGGCTAGGAGGTTGTTAGATGATTCTTTATTCATTGGTTCTGAAAGCTCAAAGCAATgcaaattgtattttttagatGGGGTATATCCAGACGGCATGTAAACAacacttaaaaaatttaaatatcagTGGTTACAATTTACAAATGAAATTACGCCACTAATTTGTAAAAAGTTTGGTGATATAAATTTGGATACGGTTACAATTACTATGTCATGGTTGTTTTCTCCAATGTATACTCTGATATTGTAGAGAGCAAATATGTTTGATGCAAGAAAATGACAACACTGTCGTCTTTAGGTTCCTTATTGAGTTATTGGTGCTAAAACATCAATGAAAAAGAGATGAAGGCGAGGTCTTGCGTGGGTGTTATAAACACGATATCTCGGCACATCTGTGGTGGTGTGTGGTTAATATTTAGGTAGGCTAGGGACAAATATCTCTGTCAGCCCAATAATTCGGCTATCCATAAATATATGTCATAAATTCATAACAAGGTAGGTAGTTTTGTGGTCTCTTTGGGGAAATTATTCAGATTGTAATTTGTGAAGCTCTTTAAGTTTGTCACGGTAACATTTCAAAATACATTCCATATTTCGCTTTCAAGAGGAgataacgaaaaaaaaaaaaaaacaaatagcaAAAAGCCAATTTCAATGAAACTAACTAGAACCTGCATTCTTGAGATCTTGCCCACTTGATGAGCCATGTTGAGAACGTGTTGATTCACATGTCAAACTAGGTGAACACGACAAGGCATCGAGCACAAgtctttggtcattttaagggTGCACAGATAGCTGGGTTGCAGACAAAATAGGTGTCCCCAGTCTAAAATGGCTGAGCTCTCAATTCTCAAATGCCTATCCATCCAACAAGGCTTTAGATAAATGGTTAGTGGGTGAACTCAAGTACTCAACAGTCTTAACTTCTCTCCACAGCAACGTTCTTTTGCATAAGTGCGCATTGCAATAGTGTTTAggagaatatatttttttatccaataCATGTATCATCCCTCTTGTAACATATAAATTTcacgtaaaaaaaaatgcatacgTAGAATGTgtgaaataaatattattgcaTTTAGGGAACCTATAATATTGTCACTTTCATATCTTATTCCAAGTTTCAGTTTTCCAAATCAGTCAATTTGTGCATGATTTTtgttgagtgtgaattttgctTTCCAGATTCTCCATCTACTTCGGCTTGAATCTAGGGAATGGTAGGATGGTTAGAAAAGTAAGCGGTGGACCATTTACTAGAGGCCAAAATCATGAATATGACATTCCAATTGTTTGGTGCAATTTATATGACCGACCTTGTGGTTGGGTGAaataaaaagagggaaagaaaatagACTATTAATCAAACTGAAACTTTAATCATGTGCTTATTGGACAGGTGTGGGGTTAAGAACTGTTTACACTCAAAATCAAACGGCTTTAACCAATCTGATAATAATTAGATTCCTGGTTAATTCAGAAGTGATGCTTTTCAGCCTTTTGActctcaaaagttttttttgggtaacTAACTTTTGCATAAATATCTCTAGAAGGATTTGCTAGTTTGGATTTTCATCATCAGATGCGGAGTCTTTTACAGCCAGTTTGGTAGCGCATTTCAAGCATacttttaagaattttaaacacatttatatatatttttttatccataagtatattaaaaacactcaaataatattaattaagttATTCTACCAAATACcctcttaaaatttaatatcttACTAAATCACAGGTAAAGTGAGTTTCAGTTAAtttaactggtaaaatttctcatgattgtataagaaatttagaattcaatctttgcctataccaaaaattgattaatgTTTTAATATAATGATAAAGATTTATCATCAAAAATAAACATCAACGgccgaaattaaaaaaaaattatttagtcaTAGTAAAAGGCTTTACTTTTGTATTAATTGTAGGAGagtaaatgtgtaaaaagtTATTTAGTCAGAGTAAAAGGCTCTACTTTTAAATGTGTAAAGCAATAAAATTGTAGAAGAGTAATTTTTAAGTGTAGAATAAACCATGCTTAATAGTTCGGCTGAATAAGGATTTGATGCCCGGATTGTACTTCAATAGAAAGActacaaaacacacacacacaaaatcttaGTTCACAAGTCTCAGACTTGGGTGGGTTGATCTTAAACTTTCCCATCCTTTGAATTATGAGAGAAGGACTATCAATTAAAAGCCAATTGAAatctttaattattaattactaaTCCTAACCAACATTTGGAGCCAAAATATTGGTTTCTTATGAAGACCACACTATGTTTTTGTGTCTCAATCTCTTTATGCCAAATTGATTTGGATAGAAACTAAGAAGAATGTACAATCCAAAACCCCCAACATGTATGTCTCATGCACACGTTAGGTAGACTCTTTGATGTGTTGGGaggaaattttttgtttatttttttataataaaaaaaatggttttagatataattttaatagttgtatttattttgaaacttaaaatatacctatcaataaataaaatacacaattacacacacatatatatatatatattaattatttattttttagaaaataattaattaattaattgttgtaTTCTTGACGTGCCCTATCCAAATATCATGAATTACCAAGTTATGCTCTGCATTGTATCAGTTTTTAGATCCATTCTTCTTAgtatagaaatatataaagaaaacgattcaattttaagtttttagctAAAATAACTTGAATAGAGTTTgaataacagttttttttttattaatgaaatatatgAATGGATTTGAACTTTAATAGTTTGATTTATAATGATTAGATATAAGatgtaattttaaattcataaaattgtttttgtttttgcaaaaTCTCCAAAGCTCAAACCATGCATTGTTAACTTCATATAAAACAGTTTATTCTGCTAATTGTTTTTCAAATCCGAATGCAagctataaatatttttttgacaaacttttattttttattttttgataagtaataacaTTATTATACATTCAAATGAGATATTAAATGTAGAATGCATTTGAACTGCTCCTAAAGAATTAGGAGCTCAGCTGGCTTGCTTCAGAATTTATGTGCACACGACTTGTCAAGATTATTACATATGGTAAAATATGTGATAATTTTAATGGGTTAAATACACGAATTCGGACCTAATCTATGGCCAAATTAAAAGAAGACCATGAAGTGACACTAAGTGTTGGTTTGGATAATGTCCCGCAACAAATGTCTGTGTTTTTTATGGAGTCTTATACATTGTTCACAAGATCCATAAATacgaaaaatacaaaaaatcaatatatttgaATCTCATaaccttatttatatatttaaaaattattttattacaatatttttaatttttaataataaactaTATTCAAACACATGCTAACTAAAGCAGTTGTTGTGATTCtcactaaaaacaaaaaaaacaaaaaaaaaaaactaaagcagTTGTCCACTCAAACAAAAATCTTAGAAAAGTAGTTTAACAATATGACTTGGGAGTTCGAAACTAAAGACGGCAAACTAAAGTTACTAAAGTAAAGAACACTCAAAGACTGACAGTAGCCTACTCTGAACACCAGTCTacttaatgatattttttttttttctgacgAATAGTTATATAGGTTGACGGCAAAAGAGAAGCTGAAGATAATACACTCGATCTTATTTTGGTTCCAGGGTCAAactttttggtatttcttcTATTTTGGGTTGAGTAATAAAGTATTTATTcagaaaaacagaaaaaaagaaaaagaaatagaaagagaaGCTAAAGATAAGCCCATTCCAACTACAAAACACGGCCCAACCAGTGATATTATGAGCTTGAAAATTAAAATCCCtattaaccaaaataaaataaaaaatcctggTAGAGATAAGACTTGATCTTGGAGAAGATCTGTTCAGGGTCTAATTTATAAAAGTGTTACCTGCCCAGCCATCTTATTCCAGGCATGTATGTCTCATGCACATGTTAGGAAGACTCTTTGATGTGTTGGgtggaaattttttgtttatttttttataatataaaaatggttttagatataattttaatagttgtatttattttaaaacttaaaatatacctatcaataaataaaatacacaattacacacatatatatatatatattaattatttagtttttagaaactaattaattaattaattgttgtaTTCTTGACGTGCCCTATCCAAATATCATGACTTACCAAGTTATGCTCTGCATTGTGTCAGTTTTTAGATCCTTCCTTCTTAgtatagaaatatataaagaaaatgattcaaatttaagtttttagtttaaataaCTTGGATAGAGTATGAATAAccgtttttttttattgatgaaatttatgaatggatttgaactttaataatttgatttataATGATTAGATATAAGATGTAActttaaattcataaaattgtttttgtttttgtaaaatcTCCAAAGCTCAAACCATGCattgttaaatttatataaaacaatttattCTGCTAATTGTTTTTCAAATCCGAATGCAAgctatatgtatttttttaacaaacttttttttataagcaaaaACATGATTATACATTCAAATGAGATATCAAATGTAGAATGCATTTGAACTGCTCCTAAAGAATTAAGAGCTCCCTTGATTAAGAATTTATGTGCACACAACTTATTAAGATTATGACATACGGTAAAATATGTCATAATTTTAATGGATCTAATACATAAGTGCGGGCGTAATTAAAATAAGACCACGAAGTGACACTAAGCAATGGTTTGGATAGCGTCTTGCGGCAAGCGTCTGCATTATTTATTTGGCCTTGTATACTGTTTATGAGACCTATaactacaaaaaattaataaatttgaattttatagtaatatttatctatttaaaaatttattcattatagtggattaatttttaacttttaataataaataatatccaaacTGAGCCTAACTAAAGTAGTGGTCCTGactctcaattaaaaaaaaaaaaaaaaaactgagcaGTTGTCCACTCAAACAAAAATCTTAGCAGAAGTAGTTTAATAATATGACTTGGGAGTTCGAAACTAAAGACGGCAAACTAAAGTTACTAAAGTAAAGAACACTCAAAGGCTGACAGTAGCCTATTCTGAACACCAGTCTaatccatgatttttttttttcttttttctgatgAATAATTATATAGATTGTCGGCAAAAGTGGAGCTGAAGATAATACACTCGATCTTATTTTGAtggcaaaaattatatttttgttcttatatttttacaCGATtttactgtaatttttttttttttactgtttttagTCTCTATTTGAAAAATGCATCTCGTTTTTGTTCTGTGTTTATATCAGATGACGAAAATTACATAAGTGACAAACGAAGTGCACTATTGGCACACTAAAAGTGAAGCTGAAGATAATACACTCGATCTTATTTTGATGGCAAAAATCACATTTTCGTTCTTATACTTTTATGCGATTCtactttagtttttatttttattttttaccgcTTTTTAGTCCCTATTTGAAAAACGCATCTCGTTTTTGTCATGTCTTTACATCAGAGACGAAAATTGCACAGATGACAAACGGAGTGCACTATTGGCACACTAAAAGCTGACGTgactatttaaataataatgaaaaatgttatttggcattaaaaatgccacgccagcatctaaattttaaaaaaaattattaattttaactaaataaaaaaaatcaaaatcaaaattcatataatttaaGATCTAAAAGtatcttgaacaagaacacctACCCAGACTTAAGAtctcaaaattgaaaaccaaaaaccaCAGATTGCACAAAAACCACCGCTACTACCACAAAATCTCTGCCAAACATCCGCCAAAACTTCTGCCAAACTCCACAGATTGCACAATTTCTACAACCCCCTCAAATTCTTCTCACGAATTCAACactcatcaaaatcaaattccaaaaatcCATTAAACCCCATTCAATGAGAAACTGATAAATTcattaccccaaaaaaaagagaaaaaaaaaaggaacccaaatccaaaaaaaagaacccaTAATCCAAAAACAGCTCAAAAACAATCCCACAGATCCacaacaatataaaattatatcaaaCTCAAAAACCCAGATCCAATACTACTCCACATAAAGCAAAGAGAACTCAAACAATACAacaaaaacatagaaaataaagaaaccCCACAAAAAAACTATAGAAGAAAGCAAGTAATGAGAGGTGAAAGAATGAAATAAAGCACAAATTTTGAGAAGTGTGTTTGGATTATAAGGGAACATACTCTGGAAATCGCGAGGAGCAACGCCAGGAAGGTAGAAGGAGTGAGATAAAGAGACGAAGAGCAAAAAAACAAGAGaattgtggatcggagctcaaCGGTGGCGACGATTGGCGTCGTGGAGAGTGAGCGATCTTAAGacgtgagagtgagagaggttGAGTGCGTGATTTGATCTGATCAGatctgagagtgagagaggttGTGTGAGAGGGAGTGATGGAGGTTGTGTGTGAATTTGATTGAGCTTCAGTCATGGTGGAGCGGCAGTTTTTGTGCAATCTGtggtttttggttttcaattttgAGGTCTTAAGTCTGGGTTGGTGTTCTTGGTGTTCTTTGATGAGGATCTTGAGACTGCTAAGGctgttgtttaattttgtggATCTGatgtttaattttgtgttcttattttctaagttatttgtgatttttggtttttagttttgagtttttaaatCTGGGTTGATGATGTTGTTCAAAATACTTTTAGATCTAAATTcatgtgaattttgatttttaattttgtttttattttttgatttagttaattttttttttaatttagatgtcggcgtggcattttttaatgccaaatagcattttttattattattttaatggttaCATAAGCTTTTAGTGTGCCAACAGTGCATTTTGTTTGTCATCTGTGCAATTTCTGTCTCTGATGTAACGACAGGGACAAAAATGAAACGCGTTTTCTagaatagggactaaaagcggtggaaaaaaaaagttaagaaccAAAATAAGAATCGTGTGAAAatataaagacaaaaatatGGTTTTTGCCTATTTTGATTCCAGGGTCAAACTTTTTTGTATTTCTCCTATTTTGGGTTgagtaataaaatatttattcagaaaaaaagaaaaaaaaaaagaaaagaaaagaaaagaaaaaggaagagaagcTGAAGATAAGCCCATTCCAACTACAAAACACGGCCTAACCAGTGATATTATGAGCTTGAAAATTAAAATCCCCActcaccaaaataaaataaaaaatcctggCAGAGATCAGACTTGATCTTGGAGAAGATCTGTTCAGGGTCTAATTTATAAAAGTGTTACCTGCCCAGCCATCTTATTCCAGGCATGTATTTTAGACTTTGTAGTGTTTCTTTGACTGAATACTGATACAATTTCCCCCCTTTTGACTGTAAATTAGTATGCAAGTAAAACCATCTGGAGCTTACACATGTTTGACGAAATGCTCCAATCACATTGCATTAGTGAATAAGTCAATAAGGAGAGTGACATCCCTTAATTTAAGGAAGCCAATAtggttctttcttctttttcttctttcaattttattttttgagaagaagtttCTAGCATATTATaatttggatttagaatagGTTTGCTCGACTCAAACTTGTCTTTTGCCATTATATAAGTACACaaaaatggactgaagtggatCAAAATGGGCCCAAGTAGACCAAAATGGATAGAATTGGATTAAATTGAACCGAATGGATTGAAATTGACATAATAGGACTATAGTAGACTGAATGGgatcaaagtggactgaatagagAAATTAGTCCAGATAGGATTGAAGTgaaccgaataggaccaaaatagacataatggaccaaattggactgaagtGGACAGAATAGTTCGAATAGAAACAATGTGGACTGAATAGGGCCAAAGTGGACTAaataggaccaaattggaccaaataaTAATGAATGAGATCGAATAGaatcaaagtggaccaaatagaacTGAAGTGGACTAAATATGACCAAATATGACAGAATAAAACCAACGTGAACTGAATAGGActaaaatggactgaatagaaccAGAATAGATCGAAGTGTactgaataagaccaaagtggacagaataAGACCAAATAGGACTGAATAGAGCCAAAGTGGATTAAATAAAACTGAATAAGACCGAAtgaactaaatatatattttttgcataATTATGTAGGAATGCTCTaaaccacaaatatatatatatatatatatataattatgcaTATtatcccatatatatatatatatatatatatatatatatattatatgggCTTGAGAATTTAACTTTTGGAAAATTTCa
Coding sequences within:
- the LOC142613764 gene encoding phospholipase A1 PLIP2, chloroplastic, producing MDSLCLKTGIGIHHHGTISATGELRTTPSQVSAKPQQKTAPFLRFPFTYPLKSLSLWPGNKNRGGDGGGGGGRNNGLALDDAVLVDNNKTNSVVVSDEMFVEREEEEEEEEEEEEEDFDKREKSENWVLKILHVRSLWKERAEAGLVLEVEKEEKVEQEGVAIGEEEEEGEEEDCELCSVADHDDEKQVDFDRDSFSRLLRRVSLAEARLYDRMSYLGNLAYSIPKIKPGNLLNSHGLRFVTSSIEKKELTAQTEKNQVSTESPEAESDLKDEAEGKEQKEEGYRISASAAYQIAASAASYLHSHTRSILPFKSSKTEAGEHSPEESGIRDGGANMMNSEMASFMATTDSVTAVVAAKEEVKQAVADDLNSMRSSPCEWFICDEDQTGTRYFVIQGSESLASWQANLLFEPVQFEELDVVVHRGIYEAAKGIYQQMLPEIHAHLKSRGDKATFRFTGHSLGGSLALLVNLMLLIRCEVPISSLLPVITFGAPSIMCGGDRLLRKLGLPRNHVQSITMHRDIVPRAFSCNYPNHVAELLKAVNGNFRNHPCLNNQKLLFAPMGEILILQPDEKFSPNHHLLPSGTGLYLLSCPLSDSNDAEKQLQAAQMVFFNSPHPLEILRDRSAYGSEGTIQRDHDMNSYMKSVKGVIRQERSRIRKAGREQRRKVWWPLVAPRGDNAGIVVGKPMISINIGQDQVNFSGILHTGRESLKRFSRLVASQHMRLFVVLLFPARWLLLGAYSVINFHGPILF